The following coding sequences lie in one Bacteroidota bacterium genomic window:
- a CDS encoding ABC transporter ATP-binding protein: MAVIELEHISKQYKMGGELIHALRDISLRIAHNAYVAFMGPSGSGKSTLMNILGCLDSPTSGRYVLNGRDVSQMKDHELARVRNEEIGFVFQSFNLLARLSALENVALPLVYAGLGKKERLARAAACLASVGLADRLHHRPNELSGGQRQRVAVARALINHPAILLADEPTGNLDSKTSYEIMALLDELHRQGHTIILVTHEEDIALYARETIRLKDGSLLEA, encoded by the coding sequence ATGGCGGTTATCGAGCTAGAGCACATCAGCAAGCAGTACAAAATGGGCGGGGAGCTGATCCACGCCCTGCGCGACATTAGCCTGCGTATAGCCCACAATGCCTACGTAGCCTTTATGGGCCCCAGCGGCAGCGGAAAGAGCACGCTGATGAATATACTGGGCTGCCTGGACAGCCCCACCAGTGGCCGCTATGTGCTAAATGGGCGAGATGTGAGCCAGATGAAAGACCACGAGCTGGCACGTGTGCGGAATGAAGAGATTGGTTTTGTGTTTCAGTCTTTCAACCTGCTGGCCCGCCTGAGTGCGCTGGAGAACGTGGCTCTGCCCCTGGTGTATGCTGGCCTGGGCAAAAAGGAGCGCCTGGCCCGGGCGGCAGCATGCCTGGCCAGTGTGGGCCTGGCAGACCGCCTGCACCACCGGCCCAACGAGCTGAGCGGCGGCCAGCGCCAGCGGGTGGCGGTGGCGCGTGCCCTTATCAACCACCCGGCCATCTTGCTGGCCGATGAGCCTACGGGCAACCTGGACTCGAAAACCAGCTACGAGATCATGGCCCTGCTGGATGAGCTGCACCGCCAGGGGCACACCATCATCCTGGTAACGCACGAGGAGGACATAGCGCTGTATGCACGCGAAACCATCCGGCTGAAGGATGGCAGCCTGCTAGAGGCTTAG